The Bacteroidales bacterium genome includes a window with the following:
- the pssA gene encoding CDP-diacylglycerol--serine O-phosphatidyltransferase — translation MVKSIPNILTLLNLFSGCIAIVLVFNGAYTHASWLIVIAAVFDFLDGTAARLLNARSELGKQLDSLADMVSFGVAPASIMYALMVNTMGYAVGGYVNLNAVPAFFIALFSALRLAKFNIDASQTYSFRGLPTPANALFISALPFIHLHAISKGSFHAMLGSWFDSYYVLLGLTLLLSFLLVSNLPLMGLKLKSVSWKENHYKYIFLILSVIMGILVGFSAAPFILLLYIFLSVAEYYHMKFEAEEDE, via the coding sequence ATGGTCAAGAGCATTCCAAATATTTTAACATTGCTGAATCTATTTAGTGGTTGTATTGCCATCGTACTTGTATTTAACGGGGCCTACACGCATGCATCATGGCTGATAGTGATAGCCGCGGTTTTTGATTTCCTTGATGGAACCGCTGCACGCTTGCTTAATGCCCGCAGTGAGCTTGGCAAGCAACTCGATTCGCTGGCGGATATGGTATCTTTTGGAGTGGCACCGGCAAGTATCATGTATGCTTTAATGGTGAACACAATGGGATATGCTGTTGGGGGATACGTGAATTTAAACGCAGTTCCGGCTTTCTTTATTGCGCTGTTTTCAGCCCTGCGCCTGGCGAAATTTAATATTGACGCTTCGCAAACCTATTCATTTCGCGGACTACCAACACCGGCCAATGCCTTATTCATCAGCGCATTGCCTTTTATACATTTACATGCCATATCAAAAGGCAGTTTTCATGCAATGCTTGGCAGTTGGTTTGATAGTTATTATGTGCTCCTTGGCTTGACTTTATTACTGAGCTTTCTCCTGGTTTCAAACCTGCCGCTGATGGGTTTAAAACTCAAATCAGTAAGCTGGAAGGAAAACCATTATAAATACATTTTTCTGATCCTTTCGGTAATTATGGGCATTTTGGTTGGCTTTTCGGCTGCGCCCTTTATACTGTTGCTTTACATTTTTCTATCGGTTGCGGAATATTACCATATGAAATTTGAAGCTGAAGAGGATGAATAG